The Pecten maximus chromosome 11, xPecMax1.1, whole genome shotgun sequence genome has a segment encoding these proteins:
- the LOC117338043 gene encoding protein C8orf37 homolog: MVMADDLDDLLDEVETKYCSRDKQKNKQLNKNRKSTEDDLDDILNDITVDPDFKPIKSSDVKSSNQTVIRPESARRCFPLYLGGSASSLGMANSLTPRSCDQMRCTSCDFKVAIFDSFEWDASTDYLFLRNNCPDFQRLKSKLRSKRGCRAYCCQCCHRSVSTLEKLTDSALKWVCGKH, translated from the exons ATGGTCATGGCAGACGATTTAGACGACCTTCTTGATGAAGTGGAAACTAAATACTGTTCGAGAgataaacagaaaaataaacaGCTGAACAAAAATAG AAAATCAACAGAAGATGACCTGGATGACATTTTGAATGATATAACAGTGGATCCAGATTTTAAACCAATT AAATCCAGTGATGTAAAGTCAAGCAATCAAACTGTAATACGTCCAGAATCTGCCCGCAG GTGTTTCCCGTTATATTTAGGAGGTTCTGCTAGCTCTCTAGGAATGGCCAATTCTCTAACCCCAAG GTCCTGTGATCAGATGAGATGTACATCGTGTGATTTTAAAGTTGCCATTTTTGACAGTTTTGAATGGGATGCATCAACAGATTATCTATTTCTCAGGAATAATTGCCCAGACTTCCAAAGATTAAAATCGAAATTGCGTTCAAAACGAG GTTGCCGGGCCTATTGCTGCCAGTGTTGTCATCGTTCTGTTTCCACTCTAGAAAAACTGACAGATTCTGCTCTTAAGTGGGTGTGTGGGAAACATTGA